Proteins encoded by one window of Brienomyrus brachyistius isolate T26 chromosome 1, BBRACH_0.4, whole genome shotgun sequence:
- the LOC125740624 gene encoding enhancer of polycomb homolog 1-like isoform X5: protein MSKLSFRARALDAAKPLPVFRCEDLPDLHEYASINRAVPQMPTGMEKEEESEHHLQRAISAQQVYGEKRDNMVIPVPQAESNIAYYETLYPGEFRMPKQLIHLQPFSLDTEQPDYDLDSEDDVFLNKLKKKMEITPLQFEEMVDRLEKGSGQQLVTLQEAKLLLKEDDELIREVFEYWTRKRRPSESISLLSGIKQEKRDGSSTNDPYVAFRRRTEKMQTRKNRKNDEASYEKMLKLRRDLSRAVTILEMIKRREKSKRELLHLTLEIVEKRYSMADFGGEVMAEVLAQRALVKPTYPIPIIPLSSSNQHRHQDHMEMKEYKAKPEKTEVVRTKRKYEKKPKVLPLSASVPQQTSPSVFSVKDLNQYDFPSSDDEPFSQQQIQSGSSDAEEENDPDGPFAFRRRAGCQYYAPREAQGASGWPWCSPSEGGLGDVLYRYCLTSLSVPRRCVGLARRRIGRGGRVLLDRAHTDFDDSIDGPDPEQLVPLPRSLADDPTGTSDTNTSDRGPSHDLNRILSNIKASRWRHFRPRTPPPQNAHGGEAQSHRPCQGLSRLSAAQSGTLAGGPPSQNRRGGSTAAFPAVTAEQYQQHQEQLALMQKQQLAQTQLQLSSSTQGLVSKTLDSVSAQFAASALVTKEQLISSKPKEEVVLGAGVNGVVQASGRSICRSCKPKEEVVLGAGVNGVVQASGRSICMSCKPKEEVMLGAGVNGVVQASGRSICRSCKPKEEVMLGAGVNGVVQSSFRSICRSCKPKEEVVLGAGVNGVVQASFRSICRSCKPKEEVVLGAGVNGVVQASFRSICMSCKPKEEVVLGASVNGVVQASGRSICRSCKPKEEVVLGAGVNGVVQASFRSICRSCKPKFLSLSALNRKVKMALILLLFLMESLFFPPGVYKGLHLSSTTTVPPPMSQPVAAGSTFPQPATNSSSSSSSSTNAVAISASEPAHHTPAANSTTQVLIGNSMRLGLPPPGGAVATLNTRHPPRTIGAVPSALKLAAPTNCQMPKVAATSSMDMVPRENHEQEKAALNSIADTTVVMEVT from the exons GAACACCACCTCCAGAGGGCCATATCAGCCCAGCAGGTGTACGGGGAGAAGCGGGACAACATGGTGATCCCCGTACCACAGGCAGAGAGCAACATCGCCTATTACGAGACGCTCTACCCTGGGGAGTTCCGGATGCCCAAGCAGCTCATTCACCTACAGC CGTTCAGTCTGGACACAGAGCAACCAGACTATGACTTGGATTCGGAAGATGACGTGTTTCTGAACAAGCTGAAGAAGAAGATGGAGATCACTCCTCTGCAGTTCGAGGAGATGGTAGACCGTCTGGAAAAGGGTAGTGGACAGCAG CTGGTGACCCTGCAAGAGGCCAAGCTGCTGCTGAAGGAAGATGACGAGCTCATCCGCGAGGTGTTTGAGTACTGGACGCGCAAGCGGAGGCCCTCCGAGAGCATCTCCCTCCTCTCCGGCATCAAGCAGGAGAAGCGTGATGGTTCCAGCACCAATGATCCCTATGTGGCCTTCCGCCGGAGGACGGAGAAGATGCAGACACGCAAG AACCGCAAAAACGACGAGGCATCGTACGAGAAGATGCTGAAGCTGCGCCGGGATTTGAGCCGGGCCGTCACCATCCTGGAGATGATCAagcgcagggagaagagcaagcGGGAGCTTCTGCACCTCACGCTGGAGATCGTGGAGAAGAG GTACAGCATGGCCGACTTCGGCGGCGAGGTCATGGCAGAGGTGCTGGCCCAGAGGGCCCTGGTGAAACCTACATACCCCATTCCCATCATTCCACTGTCCAGCAGCAACCAGCACAGGCACCAGGATCACATGGAGATGAAGGAGTACAAAGCTAAG CCTGAGAAGACAGAAGTCGTCAGGACGAAACGGAAATATGAGAAGAAGCCCAAAGTCTTACCACTGTCGGCTTCTGTGCCGCAGCAGACAAGTCCGTCCGTGTTCAGTGTGAAGGACCTGAACCAGTACGATTTTCCCAGCTCAGACGACGAGCCCTTCTCCCAG CAGCAGATTCAATCAGGTTCCTCCGATGCCGAGGAGGAGAATGACCCAGACGGGCCCTTCGCTTTCCGGAGGAGGGCTGGCTGTCAGTACTACGCT CCTCGGGAAGCCCAGGGTGCCAGCGGCTGGCCGTGGTGCAGCCCTTCCGAAGGAGGTCTGGGTGATGTGCTCTACAGATACTGCCTCACCTCTTTGTCGGTGCCCAGGCGCTGCGTGGGCTTGGCACGGCGGCGAATCGGCCGGGGGGGCAG GGTGTTATTGGACAGGGCGCATACGGACTTTGACGATTCGATCGACGGGCCAGATCCAGAGCAGCTGGTCCCCTTGCCCCGCAGCTTGGCTGATGACCCCACCGGTACCTCAGACACAAATACCTCCGACAGAGGCCCTTCTCATGACCTCAACCGCATCCTGTCCAACATCAAAGCGTCCCGCTGGAGACACTTCCGGCCCCGGACGCCGCCACCACAAAATGCACATGGAGGGGAGGCCCAGTCCCATCGCCCATGCCAGGGATTGAGCCGGCTGTCTGCGGCACAATCCGGAACCTTGGCAGGGGGACCTCCCTCCCAAAACAGGAGGGGTGGGAGCACTGCGGCATTCCCTGCTG TCACAGCTGAGCAGTACCAGCAGCACCAAGAGCAGCTGGCCCTCATGCAGAAACAGCAGCTGGCGCAGACACAGCTGCAGCTCAGCAGCAGCACGCAG GGTTTGGTGTCGAAGACACTGGACTCTGTCAGCGCCCAGTTTGCTGCCTCCGCTTTGGTGACAAAAGAGCAGCTGATCAGCTCCAAGCCCAAAGAGGAGGTGGTGCTCGGAGccggtgtgaatggtgtggttCAGGCCTCAGGTAGGTCCATATGCAGGTCCTGTAAGCCCAAAGAGGAGGTGGTGCTCGGAGccggtgtgaatggtgtggttCAGGCCTCAGGTAGGTCCATATGCATGTCCTGTAAGCCCAAAGAGGAGGTGATGCTTGGAGccggtgtgaatggtgtggttCAGGCCTCAGGTAGGTCCATATGCAGGTCCTGTAAGCCCAAAGAGGAGGTGATGCTTGGAGccggtgtgaatggtgtggtcCAGTCCTCATTTAG GTCCATATGCAGGTCCTGTAAGCCCAAAGAGGAGGTGGTGCTCGGAGccggtgtgaatggtgtggttCAGGCCTCATTTAGGTCCATATGCAGGTCCTGTAAGCCCAAAGAGGAGGTGGTGCTTGGAGccggtgtgaatggtgtggttCAGGCCTCATTTAGGTCCATATGCATGTCCTGTAAGCCCAAAGAGGAGGTGGTGCTTGGAGCCAGTGTGAATGGTGTGGTTCAGGCCTCAGGTAGGTCCATATGCAGGTCCTGTAAGCCCAAAGAGGAGGTGGTGCTCGGAGccggtgtgaatggtgtggttCAGGCCTCATTTAGGTCCATATGCAGGTCCTGTAAACCCAAATTTTTATCACTGTCAGCTTTGAACCGAAAAGTGAAGATGGCCCTCATTCTGCTGCTGTTCCTGATGGAGTCTCTCTTCTTCCCCCCAGGAGTGTACAAGGGCTTACATCTCTCTAGCACTACGACAGTCCCGCCTCCCATGAGCCAGCCAGTGGCAGCCGGCTCCACCTTCCCTCAGCCAGCCacgaacagcagcagcagcagcagcagcagcactaaTGCTGTTGCCATCTCTGCCAGCGAGCCTGCTCACCACACGCCCGCCGCCAACTCCACTACTCAGGTCCTGATCGGGAACAGTATGCGCTTGGGTTTGCCCCCTCCAGGGGGCGCCGtcgccaccctgaacacgcggCATCCACCCAGGACTATAGGCGCGGTCCCGTCTGCCTTAAAGCTGGCCGCGCCCACGAACTGTCAGATGCCCAAGGTCGCCGCCACCTCATCCATGGACATGGTGCCAAG GGAAAACCATGAGCAGGAGAAGGCAGCACTGAACAGTATAGCGGACACCACGGTGGTCATGGAGGTCACGTAG
- the LOC125740624 gene encoding enhancer of polycomb homolog 1-like isoform X6, producing the protein MSKLSFRARALDAAKPLPVFRCEDLPDLHEYASINRAVPQMPTGMEKEEESEHHLQRAISAQQVYGEKRDNMVIPVPQAESNIAYYETLYPGEFRMPKQLIHLQPFSLDTEQPDYDLDSEDDVFLNKLKKKMEITPLQFEEMVDRLEKGSGQQLVTLQEAKLLLKEDDELIREVFEYWTRKRRPSESISLLSGIKQEKRDGSSTNDPYVAFRRRTEKMQTRKNRKNDEASYEKMLKLRRDLSRAVTILEMIKRREKSKRELLHLTLEIVEKRYSMADFGGEVMAEVLAQRALVKPTYPIPIIPLSSSNQHRHQDHMEMKEYKAKPEKTEVVRTKRKYEKKPKVLPLSASVPQQTSPSVFSVKDLNQYDFPSSDDEPFSQQQIQSGSSDAEEENDPDGPFAFRRRAGCQYYAPREAQGASGWPWCSPSEGGLGDVLYRYCLTSLSVPRRCVGLARRRIGRGGRVLLDRAHTDFDDSIDGPDPEQLVPLPRSLADDPTGTSDTNTSDRGPSHDLNRILSNIKASRWRHFRPRTPPPQNAHGGEAQSHRPCQGLSRLSAAQSGTLAGGPPSQNRRGGSTAAFPAVTAEQYQQHQEQLALMQKQQLAQTQLQLSSSTQGLVSKTLDSVSAQFAASALVTKEQLISSKPKEEVVLGAGVNGVVQASGRSICRSCKPKEEVVLGAGVNGVVQASGRSICMSCKPKEEVMLGAGVNGVVQASGRSICRSCKPKEEVVLGAGVNGVVQASFRSICRSCKPKEEVVLGAGVNGVVQASFRSICRSCKPKEEVVLGAGVNGVVQASFRSICMSCKPKEEVVLGASVNGVVQASGRSICRSCKPKEEVVLGAGVNGVVQASFRSICRSCKPKFLSLSALNRKVKMALILLLFLMESLFFPPGVYKGLHLSSTTTVPPPMSQPVAAGSTFPQPATNSSSSSSSSTNAVAISASEPAHHTPAANSTTQVLIGNSMRLGLPPPGGAVATLNTRHPPRTIGAVPSALKLAAPTNCQMPKVAATSSMDMVPRENHEQEKAALNSIADTTVVMEVT; encoded by the exons GAACACCACCTCCAGAGGGCCATATCAGCCCAGCAGGTGTACGGGGAGAAGCGGGACAACATGGTGATCCCCGTACCACAGGCAGAGAGCAACATCGCCTATTACGAGACGCTCTACCCTGGGGAGTTCCGGATGCCCAAGCAGCTCATTCACCTACAGC CGTTCAGTCTGGACACAGAGCAACCAGACTATGACTTGGATTCGGAAGATGACGTGTTTCTGAACAAGCTGAAGAAGAAGATGGAGATCACTCCTCTGCAGTTCGAGGAGATGGTAGACCGTCTGGAAAAGGGTAGTGGACAGCAG CTGGTGACCCTGCAAGAGGCCAAGCTGCTGCTGAAGGAAGATGACGAGCTCATCCGCGAGGTGTTTGAGTACTGGACGCGCAAGCGGAGGCCCTCCGAGAGCATCTCCCTCCTCTCCGGCATCAAGCAGGAGAAGCGTGATGGTTCCAGCACCAATGATCCCTATGTGGCCTTCCGCCGGAGGACGGAGAAGATGCAGACACGCAAG AACCGCAAAAACGACGAGGCATCGTACGAGAAGATGCTGAAGCTGCGCCGGGATTTGAGCCGGGCCGTCACCATCCTGGAGATGATCAagcgcagggagaagagcaagcGGGAGCTTCTGCACCTCACGCTGGAGATCGTGGAGAAGAG GTACAGCATGGCCGACTTCGGCGGCGAGGTCATGGCAGAGGTGCTGGCCCAGAGGGCCCTGGTGAAACCTACATACCCCATTCCCATCATTCCACTGTCCAGCAGCAACCAGCACAGGCACCAGGATCACATGGAGATGAAGGAGTACAAAGCTAAG CCTGAGAAGACAGAAGTCGTCAGGACGAAACGGAAATATGAGAAGAAGCCCAAAGTCTTACCACTGTCGGCTTCTGTGCCGCAGCAGACAAGTCCGTCCGTGTTCAGTGTGAAGGACCTGAACCAGTACGATTTTCCCAGCTCAGACGACGAGCCCTTCTCCCAG CAGCAGATTCAATCAGGTTCCTCCGATGCCGAGGAGGAGAATGACCCAGACGGGCCCTTCGCTTTCCGGAGGAGGGCTGGCTGTCAGTACTACGCT CCTCGGGAAGCCCAGGGTGCCAGCGGCTGGCCGTGGTGCAGCCCTTCCGAAGGAGGTCTGGGTGATGTGCTCTACAGATACTGCCTCACCTCTTTGTCGGTGCCCAGGCGCTGCGTGGGCTTGGCACGGCGGCGAATCGGCCGGGGGGGCAG GGTGTTATTGGACAGGGCGCATACGGACTTTGACGATTCGATCGACGGGCCAGATCCAGAGCAGCTGGTCCCCTTGCCCCGCAGCTTGGCTGATGACCCCACCGGTACCTCAGACACAAATACCTCCGACAGAGGCCCTTCTCATGACCTCAACCGCATCCTGTCCAACATCAAAGCGTCCCGCTGGAGACACTTCCGGCCCCGGACGCCGCCACCACAAAATGCACATGGAGGGGAGGCCCAGTCCCATCGCCCATGCCAGGGATTGAGCCGGCTGTCTGCGGCACAATCCGGAACCTTGGCAGGGGGACCTCCCTCCCAAAACAGGAGGGGTGGGAGCACTGCGGCATTCCCTGCTG TCACAGCTGAGCAGTACCAGCAGCACCAAGAGCAGCTGGCCCTCATGCAGAAACAGCAGCTGGCGCAGACACAGCTGCAGCTCAGCAGCAGCACGCAG GGTTTGGTGTCGAAGACACTGGACTCTGTCAGCGCCCAGTTTGCTGCCTCCGCTTTGGTGACAAAAGAGCAGCTGATCAGCTCCAAGCCCAAAGAGGAGGTGGTGCTCGGAGccggtgtgaatggtgtggttCAGGCCTCAGGTAGGTCCATATGCAGGTCCTGTAAGCCCAAAGAGGAGGTGGTGCTCGGAGccggtgtgaatggtgtggttCAGGCCTCAGGTAGGTCCATATGCATGTCCTGTAAGCCCAAAGAGGAGGTGATGCTTGGAGccggtgtgaatggtgtggttCAGGCCTCAGGTAG GTCCATATGCAGGTCCTGTAAGCCCAAAGAGGAGGTGGTGCTTGGAGCCGGTGTCAATGGTGTGGTTCAGGCCTCATTTAGGTCCATATGCAGGTCCTGTAAGCCCAAAGAGGAGGTGGTGCTCGGAGccggtgtgaatggtgtggttCAGGCCTCATTTAGGTCCATATGCAGGTCCTGTAAGCCCAAAGAGGAGGTGGTGCTTGGAGccggtgtgaatggtgtggttCAGGCCTCATTTAGGTCCATATGCATGTCCTGTAAGCCCAAAGAGGAGGTGGTGCTTGGAGCCAGTGTGAATGGTGTGGTTCAGGCCTCAGGTAGGTCCATATGCAGGTCCTGTAAGCCCAAAGAGGAGGTGGTGCTCGGAGccggtgtgaatggtgtggttCAGGCCTCATTTAGGTCCATATGCAGGTCCTGTAAACCCAAATTTTTATCACTGTCAGCTTTGAACCGAAAAGTGAAGATGGCCCTCATTCTGCTGCTGTTCCTGATGGAGTCTCTCTTCTTCCCCCCAGGAGTGTACAAGGGCTTACATCTCTCTAGCACTACGACAGTCCCGCCTCCCATGAGCCAGCCAGTGGCAGCCGGCTCCACCTTCCCTCAGCCAGCCacgaacagcagcagcagcagcagcagcagcactaaTGCTGTTGCCATCTCTGCCAGCGAGCCTGCTCACCACACGCCCGCCGCCAACTCCACTACTCAGGTCCTGATCGGGAACAGTATGCGCTTGGGTTTGCCCCCTCCAGGGGGCGCCGtcgccaccctgaacacgcggCATCCACCCAGGACTATAGGCGCGGTCCCGTCTGCCTTAAAGCTGGCCGCGCCCACGAACTGTCAGATGCCCAAGGTCGCCGCCACCTCATCCATGGACATGGTGCCAAG GGAAAACCATGAGCAGGAGAAGGCAGCACTGAACAGTATAGCGGACACCACGGTGGTCATGGAGGTCACGTAG
- the LOC125740624 gene encoding enhancer of polycomb homolog 1-like isoform X13, which produces MSKLSFRARALDAAKPLPVFRCEDLPDLHEYASINRAVPQMPTGMEKEEESEHHLQRAISAQQVYGEKRDNMVIPVPQAESNIAYYETLYPGEFRMPKQLIHLQPFSLDTEQPDYDLDSEDDVFLNKLKKKMEITPLQFEEMVDRLEKGSGQQLVTLQEAKLLLKEDDELIREVFEYWTRKRRPSESISLLSGIKQEKRDGSSTNDPYVAFRRRTEKMQTRKNRKNDEASYEKMLKLRRDLSRAVTILEMIKRREKSKRELLHLTLEIVEKRYSMADFGGEVMAEVLAQRALVKPTYPIPIIPLSSSNQHRHQDHMEMKEYKAKPEKTEVVRTKRKYEKKPKVLPLSASVPQQTSPSVFSVKDLNQYDFPSSDDEPFSQQQIQSGSSDAEEENDPDGPFAFRRRAGCQYYAPREAQGASGWPWCSPSEGGLGDVLYRYCLTSLSVPRRCVGLARRRIGRGGRVLLDRAHTDFDDSIDGPDPEQLVPLPRSLADDPTGTSDTNTSDRGPSHDLNRILSNIKASRWRHFRPRTPPPQNAHGGEAQSHRPCQGLSRLSAAQSGTLAGGPPSQNRRGGSTAAFPAVTAEQYQQHQEQLALMQKQQLAQTQLQLSSSTQGLVSKTLDSVSAQFAASALVTKEQLISSKPKEEVVLGAGVNGVVQASGRSICRSCKPKEEVVLGAGVNGVVQASGRSICMSCKPKEEVMLGAGVNGVVQASGRSICRSCKPKEEVMLGAGVNGVVQSSFRSICRSCKPKEEVVLGAGVNGVVQASFRSICMSCKPKEEVVLGASVNGVVQASGRSICRSCKPKEEVVLGAGVNGVVQASFRSICRSCKPKFLSLSALNRKVKMALILLLFLMESLFFPPGVYKGLHLSSTTTVPPPMSQPVAAGSTFPQPATNSSSSSSSSTNAVAISASEPAHHTPAANSTTQVLIGNSMRLGLPPPGGAVATLNTRHPPRTIGAVPSALKLAAPTNCQMPKVAATSSMDMVPRENHEQEKAALNSIADTTVVMEVT; this is translated from the exons GAACACCACCTCCAGAGGGCCATATCAGCCCAGCAGGTGTACGGGGAGAAGCGGGACAACATGGTGATCCCCGTACCACAGGCAGAGAGCAACATCGCCTATTACGAGACGCTCTACCCTGGGGAGTTCCGGATGCCCAAGCAGCTCATTCACCTACAGC CGTTCAGTCTGGACACAGAGCAACCAGACTATGACTTGGATTCGGAAGATGACGTGTTTCTGAACAAGCTGAAGAAGAAGATGGAGATCACTCCTCTGCAGTTCGAGGAGATGGTAGACCGTCTGGAAAAGGGTAGTGGACAGCAG CTGGTGACCCTGCAAGAGGCCAAGCTGCTGCTGAAGGAAGATGACGAGCTCATCCGCGAGGTGTTTGAGTACTGGACGCGCAAGCGGAGGCCCTCCGAGAGCATCTCCCTCCTCTCCGGCATCAAGCAGGAGAAGCGTGATGGTTCCAGCACCAATGATCCCTATGTGGCCTTCCGCCGGAGGACGGAGAAGATGCAGACACGCAAG AACCGCAAAAACGACGAGGCATCGTACGAGAAGATGCTGAAGCTGCGCCGGGATTTGAGCCGGGCCGTCACCATCCTGGAGATGATCAagcgcagggagaagagcaagcGGGAGCTTCTGCACCTCACGCTGGAGATCGTGGAGAAGAG GTACAGCATGGCCGACTTCGGCGGCGAGGTCATGGCAGAGGTGCTGGCCCAGAGGGCCCTGGTGAAACCTACATACCCCATTCCCATCATTCCACTGTCCAGCAGCAACCAGCACAGGCACCAGGATCACATGGAGATGAAGGAGTACAAAGCTAAG CCTGAGAAGACAGAAGTCGTCAGGACGAAACGGAAATATGAGAAGAAGCCCAAAGTCTTACCACTGTCGGCTTCTGTGCCGCAGCAGACAAGTCCGTCCGTGTTCAGTGTGAAGGACCTGAACCAGTACGATTTTCCCAGCTCAGACGACGAGCCCTTCTCCCAG CAGCAGATTCAATCAGGTTCCTCCGATGCCGAGGAGGAGAATGACCCAGACGGGCCCTTCGCTTTCCGGAGGAGGGCTGGCTGTCAGTACTACGCT CCTCGGGAAGCCCAGGGTGCCAGCGGCTGGCCGTGGTGCAGCCCTTCCGAAGGAGGTCTGGGTGATGTGCTCTACAGATACTGCCTCACCTCTTTGTCGGTGCCCAGGCGCTGCGTGGGCTTGGCACGGCGGCGAATCGGCCGGGGGGGCAG GGTGTTATTGGACAGGGCGCATACGGACTTTGACGATTCGATCGACGGGCCAGATCCAGAGCAGCTGGTCCCCTTGCCCCGCAGCTTGGCTGATGACCCCACCGGTACCTCAGACACAAATACCTCCGACAGAGGCCCTTCTCATGACCTCAACCGCATCCTGTCCAACATCAAAGCGTCCCGCTGGAGACACTTCCGGCCCCGGACGCCGCCACCACAAAATGCACATGGAGGGGAGGCCCAGTCCCATCGCCCATGCCAGGGATTGAGCCGGCTGTCTGCGGCACAATCCGGAACCTTGGCAGGGGGACCTCCCTCCCAAAACAGGAGGGGTGGGAGCACTGCGGCATTCCCTGCTG TCACAGCTGAGCAGTACCAGCAGCACCAAGAGCAGCTGGCCCTCATGCAGAAACAGCAGCTGGCGCAGACACAGCTGCAGCTCAGCAGCAGCACGCAG GGTTTGGTGTCGAAGACACTGGACTCTGTCAGCGCCCAGTTTGCTGCCTCCGCTTTGGTGACAAAAGAGCAGCTGATCAGCTCCAAGCCCAAAGAGGAGGTGGTGCTCGGAGccggtgtgaatggtgtggttCAGGCCTCAGGTAGGTCCATATGCAGGTCCTGTAAGCCCAAAGAGGAGGTGGTGCTCGGAGccggtgtgaatggtgtggttCAGGCCTCAGGTAGGTCCATATGCATGTCCTGTAAGCCCAAAGAGGAGGTGATGCTTGGAGccggtgtgaatggtgtggttCAGGCCTCAGGTAGGTCCATATGCAGGTCCTGTAAGCCCAAAGAGGAGGTGATGCTTGGAGccggtgtgaatggtgtggtcCAGTCCTCATTTAG GTCCATATGCAGGTCCTGTAAGCCCAAAGAGGAGGTGGTGCTTGGAGccggtgtgaatggtgtggttCAGGCCTCATTTAGGTCCATATGCATGTCCTGTAAGCCCAAAGAGGAGGTGGTGCTTGGAGCCAGTGTGAATGGTGTGGTTCAGGCCTCAGGTAGGTCCATATGCAGGTCCTGTAAGCCCAAAGAGGAGGTGGTGCTCGGAGccggtgtgaatggtgtggttCAGGCCTCATTTAGGTCCATATGCAGGTCCTGTAAACCCAAATTTTTATCACTGTCAGCTTTGAACCGAAAAGTGAAGATGGCCCTCATTCTGCTGCTGTTCCTGATGGAGTCTCTCTTCTTCCCCCCAGGAGTGTACAAGGGCTTACATCTCTCTAGCACTACGACAGTCCCGCCTCCCATGAGCCAGCCAGTGGCAGCCGGCTCCACCTTCCCTCAGCCAGCCacgaacagcagcagcagcagcagcagcagcactaaTGCTGTTGCCATCTCTGCCAGCGAGCCTGCTCACCACACGCCCGCCGCCAACTCCACTACTCAGGTCCTGATCGGGAACAGTATGCGCTTGGGTTTGCCCCCTCCAGGGGGCGCCGtcgccaccctgaacacgcggCATCCACCCAGGACTATAGGCGCGGTCCCGTCTGCCTTAAAGCTGGCCGCGCCCACGAACTGTCAGATGCCCAAGGTCGCCGCCACCTCATCCATGGACATGGTGCCAAG GGAAAACCATGAGCAGGAGAAGGCAGCACTGAACAGTATAGCGGACACCACGGTGGTCATGGAGGTCACGTAG